From Salmo salar chromosome ssa04, Ssal_v3.1, whole genome shotgun sequence, one genomic window encodes:
- the LOC106602770 gene encoding uncharacterized protein — protein MVRSVREEGSQLSTIQDLKDSGFGRPPPRHGLKLLFWFANECVVFNHHGNMLVQCHPERGDFGFHYFGNFEEILPVLSRDRRESYFEVGNLNTETYSKAEDLPDYVSQDYGLSLGYRQCNKDRIIIRLKQGDVTATYVTEHKENGGRGEFDSERTHLVNPDLIRIIRDPELELATFLDQTGYMGLSLRDRLLRAFKKNSDVISWEYDSEPSQPSEQSGPDHNTWDLEQDQTTSQTGRSLRKRCTRSCKVFSAFVVILMVLLVITLIVLVILGKL, from the exons ATGGTGCGGTCTGTCAGAGAAGAAGGTAGTCAGCTGAGCACCATACAAGACCTGAAGGACTCTGGCTTCGGCCGTCCTCCCCCCCGACACGGCCTCAAACTCCTCTTCTGGTTCGCCAACGAGTGTGTGGTGTTCAATCACCACGGCAACATGCTGGTACAGTGCCACCCTGAGAGAGGCGACTTCGGCTTCCACTACTTTGGCAACTTCGAGGAGATTCTCCCAGTTCTTTCGCGAGACCGCAGGGAAAGCTACTTCGAGGTGGGCAACCTGAACACAGAGACCTATTCCAAAGCCGAGGACCTACCGGACTACGTGAGCCAGGACTACGGGCTTTCTCTGGGCTACCGCCAATGCAACAAGGACCGCATCATCATCAGGCTGAAGCAGGGGGACGTGACGGCCACCTATGTCACCGAGCACAAGGAGAACGGCGGCCGGGGGGAGTTTGACTCCGAACGCACCCACCTTGTAAATCCGGATTTGATCCGCATCATCCGGGACCCTGAGCTGGAGCTAGCAACATTCCTGGACCAGACGGGCTACATGGGGCTGTCGCTGAGAGACCGCCTCCTCAGAGCTTTCAAG AAAAACTCGGATGTCATCTCGTGGGAGTATGACTCCGAACCTTCCCAACCCTCAGAACAATCAGGTCCGGACCATAACACTTGGGATCTGGAGCAGGACCAGACCACTTCCCAGACGGGACGATCACTAAGAAAACGATGCACCAGATCTTGCAAAGTCTTTAGTGCCTTTGTAGTCATCCTAATGGTTCTCCTGGTCATCACTTTGATTGTTTTGGTCATCTTAGGGAAGTTGTAG
- the LOC106602767 gene encoding LOW QUALITY PROTEIN: protein PAT1 homolog 1 (The sequence of the model RefSeq protein was modified relative to this genomic sequence to represent the inferred CDS: deleted 1 base in 1 codon), whose product MFRFQSLDEDCTLEKEEGLVEEEDEIDQFNDDTFGDGAIDDDWQEEHKRLAELEERKNDGLGGLGLGGLGMGGMGGGDSSTVQLPPPASRVPHPSSLPLPHHSLLRCPLRAWRRGGGGDLAESLAMLLLGADPAIASVGGPAGPGDRSTGLPPPPSMPQQHHHPSQLPSHHQLTPSGLPPGPLHPSLLSYQQHQHLLRRGGAPMPQMNSHNIWENNMGFGPVSVTPGLITQMEDSPLMSIIKEVGLPNRPPPVMSEDGRDLSERAPPPRSSSPVIGSPPVRAVPIGTPPKQPMSHAMNHHHQQQIHHPTTVHVRAPVHHQHRYPPSFPERISPNTLLNMANSPLCRPPFPAGVGPVLSQIQRAQMLNSQVAGFPRGCQGPPLLPGGGGFRPFFGQPPPHRMGPHHNHVPCPIIRHNTTHLHPQHRRMLTQRMQSRGGERGGRVGDWRSRDPYSNLMTQREKEWVAKIQMMQLQSTDPYLDDYYYQNYFEKMEKRQERDRDGVRKEHTTKLITPQVAKLEHTYRPVQFAGSLGKLTVSSVNNPRKMIDTVVTSRTDDEEKREKQVWNKRRQILYTVEKMYSLLLEVQDFEKRFMQTPEERREALLEQHKTHTLQLYASLKEKEWDDRVSDEQCLLIMSVRKGKRLISRLIPFLPPLQAATVVMGIARNLPALAKKDKQDQALCWLVEPVAVVISSLSSAALTDLLQELQGNEGQLSKVLQNKFGVTLLYLILSEGERMQSSDLNCQLMDDNRWTELVFSVTRELLNVPPSSLSPPLFTPPNLLSLFSRYVDRQRLELLQEKLQISTLSR is encoded by the exons ATGTTCCGTTTTCAG tcccTTGATGAAGATTGTACcctggagaaggaggaggggctggTAGAAGAAGAAGATGAGATTGACCAGTTTAATGACGACACCTTCGGAGATGGAGCCATCG ATGATGACTGGCAGGAGGAGCACAAGCGGCTCGCAGAGCTCGAAGAGCGAAAGAACGACGGACTCGGAGGTTTAGGTCTAGGGGGACTAGGGATGGGGGGAATGGGAGGAGGAGACTCCTCCACCGTTCAACTCCCTCCTCCTGCCAGTCGCGTCCCCCACCCGTCATCCCTTCCCCTACCACATCACTCCCTC CTTCGATGCCCCCTCCGGgcctggaggagaggggggggaggcGACCTAGCTGAGTCCCTAGCCATGTTGCTTCTTGGGGCAGACCCGGCCATCGCCAGCGTGGGTGGTCCAGCTGGGCCTGGTGACCGGTCCACtggtctccctcctcccccttccatGCCCCAGCAGCACCACCACCCCTCCCAGCTCCCTTCCCACCACCAGCTGACCCCGTCGGGGCTGCCCCCAGGCCCACTGCATCCCTCCCTGCTTAGCTACCAGCAGCATCAGCACCTCCTACGCCGAGGGGGGGCCCCCATGCCACAG aTGAATTCACACAATAtctgggagaacaacatgggaTTTGGGCCTGTGAGCGTCACCCCTGGACTAATCACTCAAATGGAG GACAGTCCACTTATGTCCATCATCAAAGAGGTGGGGCTGCCCAATCGGCCTCCGCCAGTTATGAGCGAGGATGGGCGGGACTTGTCGGAAAGGGCCCCCCCGCCTCGCTCGTCCTCTCCCGTGATTGGAAGCCCACCAGTGAGGGCTGTGCCTATCGGGACTCCGCCCAAGCAGCCGATGAGTCATGCTAtgaatcatcatcatcagcagcag atccaccaccccaccaccgtTCATGTGCGAGCCCCGGTCCACCACCAACACCGCTACCCCCCTTCCTTCCCTGAGCGCATCTCCCCCAACACCCTCTTAAACATGGCT aactctcctctgtgtcGTCCTCCATTCCCGGCCGGCGTGGGCCCCGTTCTGTCCCAGATCCAACGTGCCCAGATGCTCaactctcag GTTGCTGGCTTCCCCAGGGGCTGTCAGGGCCCCCCGTTGCTGCCTGGCGGCGGAGGCTTCAGGCCCTTCTTCGGCCAGCCCCCTCCACACAGGATGGGTCCCCACCACAACCACGTACCCTGTCCCATCATCCGGCACAACACCACGCACCTGCACCCCCAGCACCGCCGCATGCTCACCCAGAGGATGCAGAGTAGAGGAGG TGAGCGTGGCGGGCGTGTGGGGGACTGGCGGAGCAGGGACCCCTACAGTAACTTGATGACCCAGAGGGAGAAGGAGTGGGTGGCCAAGATCCAGATGATGCAGCTGCAGAGCACTGATCCCTACCTggatgactactactaccag AATTACTTTGAGAAGATGGagaagaggcaggagagagacagagacggcgTGAGGAAGGAGCACACCACCAAACTCATCACCCCCCAGGTGGCCAAGCTGGAACACACCTACAGACCAG TGCAGTTTGCAGGCTCACTGGGTAAGCTGACTGTGTCCAGCGTCAACAACCCCAGGAAGATGATCGACACAGTGGTGACCAGTCGCACTGATGACGAG gagaagagagagaaacaggtgtGGAATAAGAGACGGCAGATCCTCTACACTGTGGAGAAG ATGTACAGTCTGCTGCTGGAGGTGCAGGACTTTGAGAAGCGCTTCATGCAGACGCCGGAGGAGCGGAGAGAGGCCCTGCTGGAGCAGCACAAAACTCACACGCTGCAGCTCTACGCCTCCCTCAAGGAGAAGGAGTGGGACGACAG AGTGAGTGACGAGCAGTGTCTGTTGATCATGTCGGTGCGTAAGGGAAAGCGCCTGATCTCCAGGCTCATCCCTTTCCTGCCTCCGCTGCAGGCTGCCACCGTTGTCATGGGGATTGCCCGGAACCTGCCCGCCCTGGCCAAGAAAGACAAACAGGACCAG GCGCTGTGCTGGTTGGTGGAGCCCGTTGCCGTGGTGATCTCTTCCTTATCTAGCGCCGCCCTCACAGACTTGCTGCAGGAGCTGCAAGGCAACGAGGGTCAACTGTCCAAAGTGTTGCAAAATAAG tTTGGTGTGACGCTGCTTTACCTGATCCTGAGTGAAGGAGAGCGAATGCAAAGCTCCGACCTTAACTGTCAACTCATGGATGACAATCGATG GACGGAGTTGGTGTTCTCTGTGACCAGGGAGCTGCTCAACGTGCCCCCCtcgtccctgtcccctcctctcttcacccctcccaacctgctctctctcttctcgcgcTACGTAGACCGACAGAGGCTGGAGCTGCTGCAGGAGAAGTTACA GATCTCCACATTGTCCAGGTAG